Sequence from the Egibacter rhizosphaerae genome:
ACCACCGACGCGGACGAGGACGACAGCGACTCGCACCCAGGCCCGTCCTCGTCGGGGGGAGACGGTACGGCCGAGGAGGCTGGGGGCACGGACACGGGGCCCGCAGGCGACGACACGGGGCCTGCAGGCGACGACACGGGGCCCGCAGGCGACGACACGGGGCCGGCGGGCGACGACGACGGCGTGACCGATGACGACCGGCAGGCCGTCGAGGAGGATCCCGGGGCGACCGAGGGTTCGCAAGGCATCGGGGGCGAGGACGGGTCGCACGAGGACACCGGGACCATGGAGGATCCGGTCGACGATCCGGATGTCGACGGGCCGCTGGGGGGCGCCGACGGCAACTACATCGGCGCCGACCGCGGACCGGGCTGCTAGCACCACCCCACCCCGGTGCTCAAGCCGTTCCCGCCGGGCGGGGCTGGTGAGCGTGGGGCACGACGCGGCGCAGCTTACCGCGTACCCTGCACGCTCCCGGGGAGGAGCGCACCGATGCACCGCCTGCTGGTGGTCGCGAACCGCACGCTGGACAGCCAGGAGCTGCGCGCCCACATCGCCGCGACGGTCGCCCGCGGGCCGTGCGAGATCCGGGTCCTCGCCCCCTCGCCCACCGACGAGGTCGACACCGCGAGCCAGCGCTTGGCTCGGGCGGTGCAGTCGCTCTCGTCGCTGGGTGTGCGCGTCGAAGGGTCGGTGACCGACCCCGATCCGGTCGCGGCGGTGGAGGAGGCGCTGCGCGACGATGCGCCGAACGAGATCGTCGTGTCGACCCGGCCGGCGGGGATCTCCCGCTGGCTCGGGGAGGAGCTGCCCGCCCGGCTGCGGGCCGTCACCAACCTCCCGTTCACCCACCTCATCGTCCCGAGCGGGCGCAGCGATCGCCTGCCGGCCACCGCGGTGCGCCTCACCGTCCTTCTCGGGGAGTCCGACACACACGACGGCCGCCCGGTGGGCAGCGAGCTCGTCCGCCGCGCCCGCGAGCACGGCCTGGCCGGAGCGACGCTGCTCCGCGGGATCGAGGGCTTCGGCGCCTCGAACGTGGTGCACCGGGCCGCGCTGCTGAGCCTGTCCGACGACCTGCCGCTGGTGCTCATGGTCGTCGACGCCCCCGAG
This genomic interval carries:
- a CDS encoding DUF190 domain-containing protein; the encoded protein is MVPSGRSDRLPATAVRLTVLLGESDTHDGRPVGSELVRRAREHGLAGATLLRGIEGFGASNVVHRAALLSLSDDLPLVLMVVDAPERVERFLGDVEELVEGGLVLRERVEVVKYEGRVD